Proteins from one Sphaeramia orbicularis chromosome 17, fSphaOr1.1, whole genome shotgun sequence genomic window:
- the LOC115437418 gene encoding neuropilin and tolloid-like protein 1: MLHKLLLPIALAASLISPDLSGSRATKTKDQVTNNSGVTPAGQCGTWVKEPDGGYFTSPNYPEKYPPERECTYIIEASPRQCIDLFFDEKYSIEPSWECKFDHIEVRDGPFGFSPIIGRYCGQESPAYVRSSGRYLYIKFVADGELEAIGFSARYNFTQVVGCMQLGVVFCSALAVESHQLQLMREQDTHTHTHTTQMDTGNTQALVPPVAHT, encoded by the exons ATGTTGCACAAACTTCTGCTGCCCATCG CTTTAGCAGCGAGCCTCATCTCTCCAGACCTGTCCGGTTCACGAGCCACGAAAACTAAAGATCAAG TGACAAATAACTCAGGTGTGACTCCAGCTGGACAGTGTGGAACCTGGGTGAAGGAACCAGATGGAGGGTACTTCACTTCACCCAATTACCCTGAGAAATACCCACCGGAGAGGGAATGTACTTACATAATAGAAG CCTCCCCCCGACAGTGCATCGACTTGTTCTTTGATGAGAAGTATTCCATCGAGCCGTCCTGGGAGTGTAAGTTCGACCACATCGAAGTCCGCGATGGACCTTTCGGCTTCTCACCGATCATTGGTCGATACTGCGGACAGGAAAGCCCGGCATATGTTCGGTCCAGTGGGAGGTACCTGTACATCAAGTTTGTGGCTGACGGCGAATTGGAAGCAATCGGCTTCTCTGCTCGGTATAATTTTACACAAG TGGTCGGGTGCATGCAGCTGGGGGTGGTCTTCTGCTCTGCATTGGCAGTGGAGTCACACCAGCTGCAGCTGATGAGggaacaggacacacacacacacacacacaccacacagatgGACACTGGCAACACACAGGCGCTTGTTCCCCCGGTCGCACACACATGA